The Malassezia japonica chromosome 5, complete sequence genome contains a region encoding:
- a CDS encoding uncharacterized protein (EggNog:ENOG503P0QB; COG:Q), with the protein MSGSVANRGRQSVAYNTSKSALLQLCRNLAAEWGPNSIRVNTISPGYVRTSLVSEKLDSDPEMSKRWSHGNPLGRIDEVPCDVKRWNAPPRQSVGEDEMPINPGPPPAKSKIGVNAILNHNTETMDRHTTSIFSEFSLEGKTAVVTGGNRGLGLEMALAYVEAGAHVYVIDLPSEPGEEFRQVAEHCKLMDRQIEYISADVTNQDEMNEAMPYILEHSNTGTLDVCVACAGILQTYSALDYPIDKFRQMLEVNTTGVFITAQAAARVMHQQEDVKCSIILIASMSGTVVNRDQQWTAYNTSKAAVLQLGRNLAAEWGPMNIRVNTISPGYIRTNMVSGLLDSNPEMFRRWSDGNPLGRIGRPEELRGVATWLASNASSFCNGADIIVSGGHTIW; encoded by the exons ATGTCTGGCTCGGTGGCAAACCGTGGCCGGCAATCCGTCGCCTACAATACCTCCAAGTCTGCTCTTTTGCAGCTTTGCCGCAACCTGGCCGCCGAATGGGGCCCCAACAGCATTCGCGTCAACACAATCTCCCCGGGTTATGTCCGTACTAGTCTTGTCTCGGAGAAACTGGATTCGGACCCCGAAATGTCTAAGCGCTGGAGTCATGGCAACCCTCTGGGCCGCATTG ACGAGGTGCCGTGTGAC GTGAAGCGTTGgaacgcgccgcctcggcagtCGGTGGGCGAGGATGAGATGCCCATAAATCCTGGACCGCCCCCTGCTAAGTCTAAGATTGGCGTGAATGCTATTCTGAACCACAATACCGAGACCATGGACCGCCATACTACGTCGATCTTCTCCGAGTTTTCTCTGGAAGGCAAGACGGCTGTCGTGACCGGCGGCAACCGCGGTCTTGGTCTGGAAATGGCGCTTGCCTACGTCGAAGCTGGTGCTCACGTATATGTGATTGACCTTCCCTCTGAGCCTGGTGAAGAATTCCGGCAGGTGGCGGAGCACTGCAAGCTGATGGACCGCCAGATTGAGTATATCTCTGCGGACGTCACCAACCAGGATGAGATGAACGAAGCCATGCCCTACATCCTCGAGCATTCCAACACCGGCACGCTGGATGTCTGTGTCGCATGCGCCGGAATTCTCCAAACCTACTCTGCACTCGACTACCCCATTGACAAGTTCCGCCAGATGCTCGAGGTGAACACGACAGGTGTCTTTATTACTGCCcaagctgctgcgcgtgtCATGCATCAACAAGAAGACGTGAAGTGTTCCATTATCCTAATTGCGTCCATGTCGGGCACGGTCGTGAACCGTGACCAACAATGGACTGCCTACAATACATCCAAGGCCGCTGTTCTGCAGCTGGGTCGCAACCTGGCTGCCGAATGGGGCCCTATGAACATTCGTGTCAACACAATCTCTCCTGGCTATATCCGCACCAACATGGTCTCGggcctgctcgactcgAACCCGGAGATGTTCCGTCGCTGGAGCGACGGTAATCCACTGGGCCGCATCGGTCGTCCCGAGGAACTGCGCGGTGTGGCTACCTGGCTCGCTAGCAATGCCTCTTCGTTCTGCAACGGAGCTGACATTATCGTGAGCGGCGGCCATACCATCTGGTAA
- a CDS encoding uncharacterized protein (EggNog:ENOG503P0QB; COG:Q) translates to MINPRFLPSSALLRTAAQATRPAMQGRPVAARAFTLWTKPNSEVKRWVPPPRKPVSEDEMPINPGPPPPTSKIGVNAVLNRNPETLDRHTTSIFSEFSLEGKTAVVTGGNRGLGLEMALAYVEAGAHVYVIDLPDEPCNDFIQVAEHCKLMDRQIEYISADVTNPDEMNEAMPFILEHSGTGSLDVCVACAGIMQTYPALDYPIDQFRKVLEVNTTGVFITAQAAARVMHAQPDVHGSIILIASMSGSVVNRDQQWVAYNTSKAAVLQLGRNLAAEWGPKDIRVNTISPGYIRTNLVADQLDTDPDMLRRWSDANPLGRIGRPHELRGVSVWLASDASSFCNGADIIVSGGHTIW, encoded by the coding sequence ATGATCAACCCCCGTTTCCTGCCTTCGTctgcgctcctgcgcacggcTGCCCAGGCTACGCGCCCTGCTATGCAGGGTCGCCCTGTCGCTGCCCGTGCTTTCACCCTTTGGACCAAGCCCAACTCCGAGGTCAAGCGCTGGGTTCCCCCGCCTCGCAAGCCTGTTAGCGAGGACGAGATGCCGATCAACCCCGGCCCTCCCCCGCCTACCTCCAAAATCGGTGTGAACGCTGTTCTCAACCGCAACCCCGAGACATTGGACCGTCACACCACCTCGATTTTCTCCGAGTTCTCGCTCGAGGGCAAGACTGCTGTGGTTACCGGTGGTAACCGTGGTCTCGGTCTCGAGATGGCCCTTGCCTACGTTGAGGCTGGTGCCCACGTCTACGTTATCGATCTTCCCGATGAGCCTTGCAACGACTTCATTCAAGTGGCGGAGCACTGCAAGTTGATGGACCGCCAGATTGAGTACATCTCGGCGGACGTGACCAACCCCGACGAGATGAACGAGGCCATGCCTTTCATTCTCGAGCACTCTGGCACTggctcgctcgacgtgtGTGTGGCCTGCGCTGGTATCATGCAGACCTACCCTGCCCTCGACTACCCTATTGACCAGTTCCGCAAGGTTCTGGAGGTCAACACCACCGGTGTGTTCATCACTGCccaggccgccgcccgtgTGATGCACGCTCAGCCCGACGTGCACGGCTCGATCATCCTCATCGCCTCGATGTCGGGTTCGGTTGTGAACCGTGACCAGCAGTGGGTCGCCTACAACACCTCGAAGGCCGCTGTTCTCCAGCTCGGCCGTaacctcgccgccgagtgGGGCCCTAAGGATATCCGTGTCAACACTATCTCGCCTGGTTACATTCGCACCaacctcgtcgccgaccagctcgaCACTGACCCTGACATGCTCCGTCGCTGGAGCGACGCCAACCCCCTGGGCCGTATTGGTCGTCcccacgagctgcgtggTGTCTCTGTCTGGCTTGCCAGCGATGCCTCGTCGTTCTGCAACGGTGCCGACATCATTGTCAGCGGTGGTCACACAATCTGGTAA
- the GLO2 gene encoding hydroxyacylglutathione hydrolase (EggNog:ENOG503NW99; COG:S) — protein sequence MRIIPVPVREDNYAYILMSTPTQNGVRPEAVFVDPYDVAKVRQAAHDAGLSDSDIIGSITTHGHYDHAGGNETFAKEFPSRLIYGGSPKIDGVTNVVKDGDKFTLFSKSAPVAVSCHATPCHTRDSIAFLVDDARSNDELAKTPNGVKEGAAGEKKRGVFTGDTLFISGCGRFFEGTPEEMHTALNKVLASLPDDTLVYCGHEYTKSNAAFSAAVLPNRPAIQALVRDLQSKRNQGITTGLYTLAEEREHNPFMLVSDPEVQRVAKTSDPVSTMQYLREAKNAGALRTNI from the exons ATGCGCATCATTCCAGTGCCTGTGCGCGAGGACAACTATGCCTACATCCTGatgtcgacgccgaccCAGAATGGCGTACGCCCGGAAGCAGTCTTTGTGGACCCTTATGACGTCGCCAAggtgcgccaggcggcgcacgacgcgggTCTAAGCGATTCTGACATTATCGGCTCCATTACGACGCACGGCCACTACGACCATGCTGGTGGCAACGAAACCTTTGCGAAGGAGTTCCCCAGCCGCCTCATCTACGGTGGCTCGCCCAAGATTGACGGCGTGACCAATGTCGTAAAGGACGGCGACAAATTCACGCTGTTTTCCAAGTCGGCACCTGTGGCGGTGAGCTGCCACGCCACGCCTTGCCACACGCGCGACTCGATTGCCTTTTTGgtggacgatgcgcgcagCAACGATgagctcgccaagacgCCGAATGGCGTCAAGGAGGGCGCTGCGGGCGAGAAGAAGCGGGGCGTCTTTACGGGCGACACTCTCTTTATTTCTGGCTGCGGCCGCTTCTTCGAGGGTACCCCGGAAGAGATGCACACCGCACTGAACAAAGTGCTTGCTTCGCTCCCGGACGACACGCTCGTCTACTGCGGGCATG AATACACGAAATCGAATGCTGCCTtcagcgccgccgtcctGCCGAACCGCCCTGCAATCCAGGCACTGGTTCGCGACCTGCAATCCAAGCGGAACCAGGGCATCACTACGGGCCTGtacacgctcgccgaggagcgcgagcacaaCCCCTTTATGCTCGTCTCTGATCCAGAAGTGCAGCGCGTTGCCAAGACCAGCGACCCCGTGTCAACGATGCAGTACTTGCGCGAAGCCAAAAATgcgggcgcgctgcgcacgaaCATTTAA
- the HLJ1 gene encoding Chaperone protein dnaJ (TransMembrane:1 (o273-296i); COG:O; EggNog:ENOG503NWSB), translated as MDAEEARKAFELARKHDSSGNTDAALKWARKSVAIYSTPEATTLVTRLEKFGAQADPTSSGPSKAADPKSQTIYTSNTTKTTTSNTPGDKREYTEKQVEIVRRVKRAGGDFYAVLEIEKSAQETDVKKSYRKLALQLHPDKNRAPGADEAFKIVSKAFTVLSDPDKRAAYDRFGGDPDSRFGAASASSSANAFSGFGQGPRMRPGMGQEVDPEDLFNMFFGGGMGAGPGFGAGGPMFTFGGPGFRTQYYRAGGARQRPAQGQRQGNNNNQTGLWFQLLPILILVAFSLLSYLPTLFTTPDPDFRWRPTTLHRAHRTTFERGVSYYVDPVSFARHPFVTSTQTSTRKGSTMQRFSKDKSSPELLGFEKRVEDAWMKELYRQCENAQEYKRRRLLDAQGFFGFGGDQAKIAKIQAEVYESCEQLARLYHILYDNMEIVTRSHPSAFPSVLRQKRQLVSNALGDDGGAAMEQATIKEKCPGCGNEEMNFHTLQLRSADEGSTVFYDCPKCGYKFSQNN; from the exons ATGGACGCGGAAGAGGCTCGCAAGGCGttcgagcttgcgcgcaaGCATGATTCCTCCGGAAACACGGATGCAGCGCTGAAGTGGGCACGTAAGAGCGTGGCCATTTACTCGACGCCGGAGGCGACGACGCTCGtcacgcgcctcgagaaGTTTGGCGCACAAGCCGATCCCACGTCGAGCGGACCGAGCAAGGCCGCCGACCCCAAGTCGCAGACCATTTATACTTCCAACACGACAAAAACCACGACGTCCAACACGCCGGGGGACAAACGGGAGTACACGGAGAAGCAGGTCGAAATCGTCCGGCGTGTGAagcgcgcaggcggtgaCTTTTATGCGGTGCTAGAGATTGAAAAGTCGGCCCAGGAGACGGACGTGAAAAAGTCATATAGGAAG ctcgcgctgcagctgcatCCCGATAAGAACCGCGCTCCGGGCGCAGACGAGGCTTTCAAGA TTGTCTCCAAAGCGTTCACGGTGCTTTCGGACCCGGATAAGCGCGCAGCATACGACCGCTTTGGCGGCGATCCAGACAGCCGTttcggcgctgcgtccgCGTCCAGCTCGGCGAATGCCTTCTCTGGCTTTGGCCAGGGACCTCGCATGCGCCCAGGAATGGGGCAAGAGGTCGACCCCGAGGACCTCTTCAACATGTTCTTTGGCGGGGGGATGGGAGCTGGTC CTGGCTTTGGCGCAGGCGGACCCATGTTCACCTTTGGCGGCCCAGGGTTCCGCACGCAGTATTACCGCGCAGGAGGTGCACGCCAGCGCCCTGCGCAAGGGCAGCGCCAGGGTAACAACAACAACCAAACCGGCCTGTGGTTCCAGTTGCTCCCTATCCTTATTCTCGTGGCATTCTCGCTCCTGTCGTACTTGCCGACACTCTTCACGACGCCAGACCCCGACTTCCGCTGGCGGCCAACGACTCTAcaccgtgcgcaccgcacgaCGTTTGAGCGGGGCGTGTCGTACTACGTCGACCCTGTGTCGTTTGCGCGCCATCCGTTTGTGACTTCGACACAGACTTCGACGCGCAAGGGTAGTACCATGCAGCGCTTCTCCAAGGACAAGAGCAGTCCCGAACTACTTGGATTTGAAAaacgcgtcgaggacgccTGGATGAAGGAGCTCTACCGCCAGTGTGAGAATGCCCAGGAGTACAaacgccggcgcctgctggaCGCGCAAGGGTTCTTCGGATTTGGT GGTGACCAGGCCAAGATTGCCAAGATCCAGGCAGAGGTGTACGAGAGctgcgagcagctcgctcgCCTCTACCACATTC TCTACGACAACATGGAGATCGTCACCCGATCGCATCCCAGTGCATTCCCGTCGGTGCTCCGCCAAAAGCGCCAGTTGGTCAGCAACGCGCTCGGTGacgacggcggcgctgctaTGGAGCAGGCCACGATCAAGGAAAAGTGCCCGGGATGCGGCAACGAAGAGATGAACTTCCATACCCTTCAGCTGCGCAGTGCGGACGAAGGCTCTACCGTCTTCTACGACTGCCCCAAGTGCGGCTACAAGTTCAGCCAGAACAACTAA
- the CRC1 gene encoding carnitine transporter (TransMembrane:1 (o223-242i); COG:C; EggNog:ENOG503NTYD) produces the protein MADDLATESVELEQQQKQATSVASAAKSFISGGMGGVCAILVGHPFDLIKTRLQTAPPGTYSGAMDVVGKTIKADGIKGLYRGMGPPLIGVTPIFALSFFSYDLGKKIVYGATPHRKDPQLSLGELAFAGFFSAVPTTLVAGPAERVKVLLQLQGQNAGGPSYNGPADVVRQLYKEGGLRSVFKGTGATLARDGPGSAAYFAAYELAKRALLPKNSDPKDVNILTTITAGGLAGMAMWAFAIPPDVIKSRYQGAPEGTYKGFLDCARKTVAADGVGALFKGFGPAMARAFPANAAVFVGVEMSSKVLDKLF, from the coding sequence ATGGCGGACGACCTTGCGACTGAAAGCGTTgaactcgagcagcagcagaaGCAGGCCACTAGCgtggcctcggccgccaAGTCATTCATTTCTGGTGGCATGGGTGGCGTGTGTGCCATCCTGGTTGGTCATCCCTTTGACCTGATTAAGACGCGTCTGCAGACCGCGCCCCCGGGCACCTACTCGGGTGCCATGGATGTGGTCGGCAAGACCATCAAGGCTGATGGTATCAAGGGTCTCTACCGTGGTATGGGTCCCCCTCTGATCGGTGTCACTCCCATCTTTGCCTTGTCCTTCTTTTCGTACGATCTCGGTAAGAAGATCGTCTACGGTGCGACCCCCCACCGCAAGGACCCTCAGCTCTCGCTTGGTGAGCTGGCCTTTGCGGGCTTCTTCAGCGCTGTCCCCACTACGCTGGTGGCCGGCCCCGCGGAGCGTGTCAAGGTCCTGCTCCAGCTCCAGGGCCAGAACGCCGGCGGCCCCTCTTACAACGGTCCCGCCGATGTCGTCCGCCAGCTCTACAAGGAGGGCGGTCTCCGCTCGGTCTTCAAGGGTACCGGTGccacgctcgcgcgtgaCGGTCCCGGCTCGGCTGCTTACTTTGCTGCTTACGAGCTGGccaagcgcgcgctcctgcccAAGAACTCCGACCCGAAGGACGTGAACATCCTCACCACGATCACTGCCGGTGGACTTGCTGGTATGGCCATGTGGGCCTTTGCCATTCCTCCGGATGTCATCAAGTCGCGCTACCAGGGCGCTCCGGAGGGCACCTACAAGGGCTTCCTCGACTGCGCTCGCAAGAcggtcgccgccgacggtGTCGGTGCGCTTTTCAAGGGCTTTGGCCCTGCCATGGCGCGTGCCTTCCCTGCGAATGCTGCCGTGTTCGTCGGTGTCGAGATGTCGTCCAAGGTCCTCGACAAGCTCTTCTAG
- a CDS encoding uncharacterized protein (BUSCO:EOG0926142Y; COG:S; EggNog:ENOG503NWR4) — MADTFLSLPEFFENDIGESLLCRTETLGSFRELGPPDLCHVLKSNGRKEVGSYHYVSGVDASSSATLATYITSLAYEMEHHPAWFSSKSPYKLKGGVYCCFNAISRVDLRVEVCIPGSVQTYVVNVRGERQEATPEIWQETYLSAVLRAILYADDANYRLAGYRKLDPIPTLEHEFRFLLAAENLFFKGWQLGSEPEIQVATIVHNHLSAGILKYFGESSRYEQAVNLFEKLWAREPEVAALVAKSYLGMNQEVKAVQIMHRSLQQNPHSYVLLHVQCDFLRKKGQLDWAIRLANQAVSCAPSEFVTWAKLADCLVDAGEWSAALFTLNSCPMFTYNERDLHRIPEAARTHFPIRPLAAQSKLLDEDSANDNEADVALLRLPAPALRGTFASAYGILTKLANKIGWDELLKCRSEVFVMEEEYRTQNPSQEEVKQGEGSEKSGLMQQPEAAGAAEENGALPKHRHESGHWLSFTDKRLCERWLDNLFMVLYEDLRVYTIWRAELAHYQAQSMPFRKTGTDWEILGELALRLHHPEEAHEAFLQCIGQKFSPKAYQRLLEHCVEINNLEQCLSMALYLTAYNYRWYTDCVFPGAVATSLFKLINTEGLSKVSNTLISMKPPPAMLRLMQRYFAYAQEFRIPGSQF; from the exons ATGGCCGACACCTTTTTGTCGCTGCCAGAGTTCTTTGAAAACGACATAGGCGAGAGTCTCCTATGCCGTACGGAGACGCTCGGGTCCTTCCGTGAGCTGGGTCCTCCGGATTTATGCCATGTGCTCAAGTCGAACGGACGCAAGGAGGTTGGGTCCTACCACTATGTTTCGGGCGTAgacgcctcgtcgtctgcgacgctcgcgacgtACATCACGAGTCTTGCATACGAGATGGAGCACCATCCCGCGTGGTTCAGTAGCAAGTCGCCCTATAAGCTCAAGGGCGGCGTGTACTGCTGCTTCAACGCAATCTCGCGTGTTGAtctccgcgtcgaggtctgCATTCCGGGTAGCGTGCAGACGTACGTGGTGAAtgtgcgcggcgagcgccaagAGGCTACACCAGAAATCTGGCAAGAGACCTACCTTTCGGCGGTGCTCCGCGCGATCCTCTATGCGGATGATGCCAACTACCGCCTCGCGGGCTACCGTAAGCTCGACCCCATTCCGACCTTGGAGCACGAGTTCCGATTTTTGCTTGCTGCCGAGAACCTCTTTTTCAAGGGCTGGCAGCTGGGCAGCGAGCCCGAGATACAGGTGGCCACGATTGTCCACAACCATCTTTCAGCAGGCATCCTGAAATACTTTGGCGAGTCGTCGCGGTACGAGCAGGCGGTGAATCTGTTTGAGAAACTGTGGGCGCGTGAGCCAGAAGTGGCAGCGTTGGTCGCCAAGTCGTACCTCGGCATGAACCAGGAGGTGAAGGCCGTACAGATTATGCACCGTTCGCTGCAGCAAAACCCGCACAGCTACGTGCTCCTTCACGTCCAGTGCGACTTCCTCCGGAAAAAGGGACAACTGGATTGGGCTATTCGGCTTGCAAACCAGGCGGTaagctgcgcgccgagcgagttTGTCACCTGGGCCAAGTTGGCCGATTGCTTGGTGGATGCCGGTGAgtggtcggcggcgctcttcACACTCAATTCGTGTCCCATGTTTACGTATAATGAGCGGGATCTGCACCGCATCCCTGAAGCTGCCCGGACGCACTTCCCGATTCGCCCtcttgcggcgcagagcaagctgctcgacgaagACAGCGCGAATGACAAcgaggccgacgtcgcTCTCCTCCGTTTGCCTGCCCCGGCGTTGCGCGGTACCTTTGCGAGCGCATACGGCATCCTTACCAAGCTCGCGAACAAGATTGGTTGGGACGAACTGCTCAAGTGCCGATCGGAAGTGTTTGTGATGGAAGAAGAGTACCGCACCCAAAATCCTAGCCAAGAAGAGGTCAAGCAAGGTGAAGGAAGCGAGAAGTCTGGTTTGATGCAGCAGCCGGAAGCAGCAGGTGCTGCGGAGGAAAATGGCGCTCTTCCGAAACACAGGCATGAATCGGGACATTGGCTGTCGTTCACAGACAAGCGCCTGTGCGAACGCTGGCTGGATAACCTGTTCATGGTGCTCTATGAAGACCTGCGTGTCTATACGATTTGGCGTGCAGAACTTGCGCACTACCAGGCGCAATCGATGCCTTTCCGCAAGACAGGAACGGACTGGGAGATCTTGGGCGAGCTGGCACTCCGCCTGCACCACCCGGAAGAGGCACACGAGGCATTCCTGCAGTGCATTGGGCAAAAGTTTAGTCCCAAGGCATACCAGCGGCTTTTGGAGCACTGCGTCGAGATCAACAATCTGGAGCAGTGCTTGTCTATGGCTCTGTACCTCACCGCGTACAACTACCGCTGGTATACCGACTGTGTCTTCCCCGGGGCCGTCGCGACGAGTCTCTTCAAGTTGATCAACACCGAGGGACTGAGCAAGGTCTCCAACACGCTCATTTCCATGAAGCCTCCCCCGGCTATGCTCCGTCTGATGCAACGG TACTTTGCCTACGCGCAAGAATTCCGGATTCCCGGGTCGCAATTCTAG
- a CDS encoding uncharacterized protein (COG:K; EggNog:ENOG503Q392), whose amino-acid sequence MARFRHMQEIRWTEIAAEIPERSAKACRKRWVNGLNERLKKGSWTNEEDERLREGVAMLSSDWARIADHVGQRSGDQCSKRWREVLDPAINKTSWTAEEDQLLTQLFHKHGSSWQVISTHFNNRRALQCRNRCCKLLGLHSYPRTKKSPVEKKAKISASQSPSLHVCSQGEVPTSPTYIDMPSSMWPSLNMSTTHEPMSGAHAFVPDQIFSGNMLQNGNAGQACISPISPLFNQGCNQQAQEDNMLENGSSQGLTSLDSWNKVQGFSSLQRKDPPAALNLNDPITQSVGANDQFYSPFFASPSLCSSISTSPTTPSGTDTLALQSTSNPSTMLPSPMVQHQMPTPMNDRFSYAAPASVMPAEKNMNAMNWNMYCDKLVSLQTPQNPAGHDGMFSSIMNNATSTNPMVWLPDMQF is encoded by the coding sequence ATGGCTCGCTTCCGTCACATGCAAGAGATCCGTTGGACCGAGATCGCCGCCGAAATCCCCGAGCGTTCTGCCAAGGCCTGCCGCAAGCGCTGGGTCAACGGTCTCAACGAGCGCTTGAAGAAGGGTTCGTGGACgaacgaggaggacgaaaGGCTCCGAGAGGGAGTTGCGATGCTTTCGAGCGATTGGGCTCGCATTGCCGATCATGTGGGCCAGCGCTCGGGAGACCAGTGCAGCAAGCGTTGGAGAGAGGTGCTTGACCCTGCCATCAACAAGACGAGCTGGACTGCCGAGGAGGACCAGCTCCTCACTCAGCTGTTCCATAAGCACGGCTCCTCATGGCAAGTCATTTCGACCCACTTCAACAACCGTCGCGCTCTGCAGTGCCGCAACCGCTGCTGCAAGCTGCTTGGTCTCCATTCCTACCCCCGTACGAAGAAGTCGCCGGTTGAGAAGAAGGCCAAGATTTCGGCGTCGCAGTCGCCGTCCTTGCACGTTTGCTCGCAGGGTGAGGTGCCGACTTCGCCCACGTACATTGACATGCCGAGCAGCATGTGGCCCAGCCTGAACATGTCGACCACTCACGAGCCCATGTCGGGCGCGCACGCGTTTGTGCCCGATCAGATCTTTAGCGGAAACATGCTTCAGAACGGCAATGCTGGCCAGGCATGCATCTCTCCGATCTCTCCGCTGTTTAACCAAGGCTGCAACCAGCAGGCCCAGGAGGACAATATGTTGGAGAATGGAAGCTCGCAGGGTCTGACTTCGCTGGACTCGTGGAACAAGGTTCAAGGATTCTCATcgctccagcgcaaggaccCTCCTGCTGCTCTCAACCTCAATGACCCGATCACTCAATCTGTGGGCGCTAACGACCAATTTTATTCACCGTTCTTCGCCTCTCCTTCGTTGTGTTCGAGCATCAGCACGTCGCCTACGACTCCGTCGGGAACTGATACCCTTGCTTTGCAAAGCACATCGAACCCGTCGACGATGCTGCCCTCGCCGATGGTGCAGCACCAGATGCCGACTCCGATGAACGACCGCTTCAGCTACGCTGCTCCGGCATCCGTGATGCCGGCTGAGAAGAATATGAATGCTATGAACTGGAACATGTATTGCGACAAGCTTGTATCGCTGCAAACGCCCCAAAATCCGGCCGGCCATGATGGAATGTTTTCTTCGATAATGAACAATGCGACGTCCACGAACCCCATGGTCTGGCTGCCAGACATGCAGTTCTAA
- a CDS encoding uncharacterized protein (SECRETED:SignalP(1-20); COG:O; EggNog:ENOG503P6T0; TransMembrane:1 (n5-15c20/21o44-63i)) — protein MFGRVVHLVVDAMLISVVLSGIKRNTGLTLSLARIPNRDVRKFFSAYLEAGEWLMDFAVVILGRSSSFERIR, from the exons ATGTTTGGCCGCGTGGTACACTTGGTGGTGGACGCGATGCTGATCAGCGTCGTGCTCTCGGGCATCAAGCGCAACACTGGGCTCACATTGTCGCTCGCGCGTATTCCCAACCGAGATGTGCGCAAGTTTTTTAGCGCGTACCTGGAAGCCGGCGAATGG CTGATGGACTTTGCTGTCGTGATTCTTGGTCGGAGCAGCAGCTTTGAGCGTATCCGCTGA